The stretch of DNA GAAAGCCTAGCTCAAGCAAGAGGAATCCGGTCGACAAGCAGAGCTTGGTCGCACTACCTCCACAGCCGGTGTACAGagctgatgaagatggcgattGGCAAAGTCGGAAAAGGAAGACATCAGCAGATCAAAATGCATGATAGTGCTGTGATCGATGCAAAATGCGGAAACAGAAATGGAAGCATTCCTCGATTCTGCCCTCCGACGGAAGCGACCAACAGCGACGAGACCAGCGACTGTTAGTCatttttctaattatatcaGCCATCTCCGGTTGCGCTTGGGTGGTATGCTTGCATCCGGTCTATGCTTGTGTACAGTTCCAAGCATGCATTCGTGGAACGCAGGGATATAAGCTCGAGACTGACTAAAGAAGTTATTAGTTGCTTAGGCTCCATATCGACGTAGACGACCTCTCAGGGCTGTTCTTCCACCAACCGAAGTCTGGCGATCAAGGCAAGAATGCTTTTAGATCGTCTGCTTACAAAAGAAGCACATGCTCAGAAATCGACATATCCCCTGCGATCCGTTCCCCGTATGCATAGGACAAAGTGTACGAAAGTTAGGGCTACCGCAGTAGGCTTGTATAAATGTCGAAGATACCCAGCTCGTCTCCGCACAATTCTTTTGAACATCTTTCTTCTCTCTAGTAAGCACCTTGGAACCCAAAACATTCTATTGCTTCTTCGTGACACCGACCGCGATCAGATCGACATTCTATTGCACAAGATGAATATACCAACGACCGTagctctgctcttgctgccCAACCTCATCGCCGCTGCACTGTCTCTGCCACGGCAGAATTGGCCATGTGCACTAGGGAATACCATCACGTTAGAGTTTAGCGCGACCAACCCGAAATCGAAAGATTTCCCGGGTACATTCGACGCGCGCCTGGTAAGGAATTGCATCCTGTCGGACGCCAATCTGGGTGGATCCCCTCAAGTGATATACACTACCGACAAGTATATCGATGGAACGCTGGATATGTGTTACCCCAACTGTAGTAACCATCGCGCTGCCGACAAACCTTACCCAACGTGTCCAATTCGGTTGGCCTGCGAAGATACCGACGTCAAGGGCCGGAAAACCAAGATCGTTGTCAATATCAAACTCTGCGGACTGAATAAAGCCGGCAACGGAGCCTGTTTCCCGGGAGCGACATAACTGGAAGGGAATTCTTCGAAGGCTTGATCTACGAAGATGGAAAAGTCGAAGGTATTGGCTGAATGGATGGGTAGTCTGGCCCGCAAGCTGCTCGAAGGATGCTAGGCCACGGCTAGGAAGCAGCGATGTTCCAGTGCAACAAATTGGGGTCGTGGAACAGTAATGTGCATGAGTAAAATCTTTATTCTGGGCAAGAGTGATAGCATCCCAAATGAGATGAAAATGGTTGTGTGCGAGACTGCGAGTGAACGAATAGGCAGAGGTGATCAAGTTGACACGTGACTACGCGCTTCTAGCCTGAGGCGTTGACGCGCCTCGCGTCTCGCGTCTTGAACTTCCAACTTCGCCACCAGGCAAATGctacttccacttccactttcTCGCACACATCCTCCACGCTCACCACATCGAATTCTCAGCGAAACTCGTCACGAAACTTGCCATCATGGATGAAGAACAATCGCAGTCTGGATACGAGGACGGCCTCGCTGGCGGTCCAGGTGCACCAACGCCGCTGACAACACTCGAGGGCATCAATGGCTTGACCAAGCGAGATATCTCCCTCTTCGTCGAAGCCGGCTACAATACAGTCGAGAGTGTAGCATACACGTAAGCTTTTGGTTGCACATCAGGACTCTCAGTATTTACTGACATATGACCTCCAGTCccaagaagctgctcgagaccATCAAAGGCGTTTCGGAACAGAAGGCCACGAAGATCTTGACCGAGGCAAGCAAACATGTGCCTATGGGCTTCACTACCGCCACTGAGATGCACGCACGACGGTCAGAACTCATTTCCATCACTACTGGCTCAAAGCAACTCGACACTCTACTTGCAGGTGGTATAGAGACAGGGAGCATTACGGAACTCTTCGGGGAGTTTAGAACCGGAAAGAGTCAGATCTGTCACACTTTGGCAGTGACATGCCAGCTCCCTTTTGATATGGGTGGTGGCGAAGGCAAATGTCTCTACATTGACACCGAAGGCACATTTCGACCGGTCCGCCTGCTTTCTGTCGCAGATCGATACGGTCTGTCGGGCGAAGAAGTACTGGACAACGTTGCATATGCTCGCGCATACAACTCGGACcaccagcttcagcttctcaaTCAAGCCGCTCAAATGATGACAGAGACGAGATTTTCTCTGCTCATCGTAGACAGTGCGACTTCACTATATCGGACAGACTTCATGGGACGTGGTGAGCTGTCAAATCGACAAACGCATCTAGCAAAGTTCATGCGCATCCTCCAGCGACTCGCAGACGAGTTCGGCATTGCGGTCGTCATCACAAACCAGGTCGTGGCTCAGGTGGATGGCGGACCGTCGGCCATGTTCAACCCTGACCCCAAGAAGCCAATCGGAGGAAACATCATTGCCCATGCGTCCACGACACGGCTGTCATTGAAGAAGGGACGGGGAGAAACCAGAATATGCAAAATATACGACTCTCCTTGTCTGCCCGAGAGCGACTGCATGTTTGCCATTACAGAGGCAGGCATCAATGATCCTCAGCCGAAAGACCTGGAGAAGGATTGATGCGCGAAACCAAATGAGGCGCGGTTTACGTGCCGATGATGGCCGCGTGCGCCGGACCAGCCGCGTCTCCTTCACGATTCATGTCCCTTTCGTTCTTACATGTACATAGTGTAGATTGTTGTATGAGACGCCCTATCGGCATAGCTGCCCGAGTAGTGGTAGCTGCAATCAAATTTGATGTCTCGCCTCATCAATATTTGACGTCTCCGACTTTCCAATGTTCGCAACAAAGCTGCTGCGAACTCAACTGAAGCACAAACATACGCGTCGTGCTTGTAATCCACTCTTTTCAGCCTGGCATTGCGGGCGTGGCTCGCTTGACAACATGGCCACATCTGTCCTACCTACACCGACGCTATACGAGGAGACGCACCTATCGATTACACCTTCGAGCCCGACAACGCTGCTAAACATCCAGGTTGGCGAAAGCAAGAGCCTCGTGCAGACCGGCGCCGGCCGCAAACGCGCTTTTGGAGAGATCAGTGGCCTTGATGAAGAGTCCTATGCGCGTGCACACCTTGCGACTGCAGGTTCAGTCTTCTTCCGGCCCAAGAGCAGAGCTCCACGAAGTTTCCTCTGGCGCGTATTAAACGAACGGCACACACTCGAGCTACAATGCGTGGATCTGGTGGAGGACAAGCGGCACCATGGCAGTCATAGCTGGATCACATTCCACGTTTCGCTGCCTAAAGCCATCGTTTCGAGCGGTGTCGCGTTGGCGGATGGAGGTGACAAGGACGCGTTGGTTGTTTTCGTGATCACAGGCGATGGACTGTACACTGTCACGTTGAAGCGCGATCTGCTGGTACGGGAATCTGTGCCTGTTGATTTCGATGGCAGCTCAATCGTCAAACACTTTCCCTTGGGCCACAAAGCGTACCGACTGACGGCAGTGTCGAGTCTTGAATTATTGGTCTCTTTGGAAGACGGGGGATTTTTGCGCTTGCAGCGTCAGCCTAACGAGCTCGGCAACCAGTGGCGCCCGACTTATTTCAGTGAAGGAGGATGGAGCGGCACTCTAAAGGGGATTGTGCCGACGTGGTCAAAGAACAGCGTGAGATATGGGGAGCTTGATCTCATGCCTAGTGCTTTTGCTGCTATGGAGATGAGTCCAGACGGCAAATATGTGTGGACTGTTGGCATAGATCATATCCTGAAAGCATGGAGCACTGGGACAGGAAGAGTCGCTGGACAGATGGATCTCTTGATCGAGAACAGAACACAGGAAGATCGAAAGAAGCAAGTGCTGATGGATGCAGGACAAGGAACGTTGCTGCAAATCGCAGATGCGGAAGGCCTCCCCGGTGTCGCATACTTTCTGGTGTGCTACTCACCTAATAACCACCGCTTCAAGTTTTTCGCAGTTCACGACGAAGAGGAGCTGGACTTCCGAGACACGCAACCTGCCTCAGCTTCGCTTGTCGCACCTGTGGCAGAGATGCTAGGCACGACTGTGTGGCACTTGGAGCAATTTCATGTCGTCCCTGGCCATTTATGGCGACAATCACAGATTTGGATCAGGGCTAGGAATGGTGCACTCTGCCAAACCTTCACACTGAACTTCGACCTCTTTGACGACAATGGAAACCAGAACGACCTTACCGACTTATGGAAGAGTGACTGGACCGGCGTGGAAAACCACCACCTCAGTATTGAGACGCTCAGAAGCTCGCCAGATTTCGCTGAGCTAGACGCCACGTCAGATAGCCCGCTCACACCAAGCGAAAAATGGTTGAAATTCCTGTTCTATCCAGGCAGATTTAGCGAGGCTTCTCTTGAGGCAGCGTTGGGCATCTATCGCAAGGGACGCGGCCTTCCTGCATCATCCTCGAGGAGCCTCAACGCGGTTGAGCCATTGAAAGAGCGGATTACCAGCGCTGTAGCCGCAAAGATTCTCTTACGTCGAGGGCCCAACGACCATCCCGACTACGATCGCTACCAGCTTGACCTTCAGACACAATGGCAGACCTTCTTCACGTTACTAGCGCATCTACACACACTTCGGCTGGCTCCCATCGGCTTCGCGTACGATGACATTGATGGTCTACCGTGGTCTGTCTGCGCCGATTTCGTGGCTCCCATCCGGACAAGCAGCGGCTTCGAGCTCGTGAGCAACAACGCGGAATACCTGAAGCTTAGTAACATCAGCTCTGGCAAGGATGCGGTACACCGAAAGATATGGCCCAATATGGACGAAGATGTGTTGAAGTCTCAGGTTCTAGCTGTTGCCAAGCAGCTTCGGTCTTGCCTGTCGCCTCAATCTCAAGAAAGGCTGAGGAGAGCGGCTATTGCTGATGCACTCGATCAGAGCGCCGACAAGTCCGCACTGCTTGCACTTCAAGGCATCTATGAAGAATGCGGCATAAGCGAAGAAATTAGCAACGAAgacttcgatgccatcaGTGAGGCTGCTACTGTCTTCAACGGACTCGGTAGTCTTGATGACGACTGCCTACTCATGGTGCTCGAAGCAATAGATGCGGACGTACCCCTGCATGGCACAGATAGTGAACAGGCACTGCAGAACTATGGCAAGGAGCTGAATATCGCCATTGCGCAACAAACGCTGCAAGACGCCCAGATCGTTCTTCTGGATATTCTTGCGCTTGTCATCTTCATGCATGGTGATCTGGAGGCCGAGGAACTGGACAACAATTTCCGACCAAACGAGATGTACGAGACCATCATTTTCAGATTCAAGCTCACCGAACTGCGTCTTTGGCTTGTTAGTCATGTTCGCACAGAG from Cercospora beticola chromosome 1, complete sequence encodes:
- the RHP51 gene encoding RecA recombinase Rhp51; the protein is MDEEQSQSGYEDGLAGGPGAPTPLTTLEGINGLTKRDISLFVEAGYNTVESVAYTPKKLLETIKGVSEQKATKILTEASKHVPMGFTTATEMHARRSELISITTGSKQLDTLLAGGIETGSITELFGEFRTGKSQICHTLAVTCQLPFDMGGGEGKCLYIDTEGTFRPVRLLSVADRYGLSGEEVLDNVAYARAYNSDHQLQLLNQAAQMMTETRFSLLIVDSATSLYRTDFMGRGELSNRQTHLAKFMRILQRLADEFGIAVVITNQVVAQVDGGPSAMFNPDPKKPIGGNIIAHASTTRLSLKKGRGETRICKIYDSPCLPESDCMFAITEAGINDPQPKDLEKD